CCTAAAATCACACAGTAATAGTGTGACAAAACGAGCATTTGTCAGATGACCAGGGCCACAGCAGGGCTGCTGGTTGACTTCACCACTTTGGAGGCTGCATAGGGAAAGAGCACCTTGATTTGACATCTTAGGAAGTTGACGTGGGTTAGAAGGAGGGCCTTAGGGGATCATAGGGAGGTGGAGCCGCCTGTGGCCCATGGGTTAGAGTTTAGAGCTGCACTGACATTTCCTTCTCTGGGGAGCCTGGTGGGACATGAGGTAGAAGGGAGGACTCAGGGCAGAGGAAGCGGGGCCCTGGAGCCAGCACTAGCAAGCATGGGGCGCATGGCAGGTCCAGTCCTCCAGGGGGCTCTCCTGAAGTTACCGACGACGGTGGTGTACCCCTCTCTTCCTACAGGTCTCTGCCCCCGACCTACTCCCCACAAATGGCTGGAGTCCCGGCCCACTTCTGGTAGCCAGGAAGCCAGAGTATGTAGCCAGTTCTAAGCGAAACCCAACAGAGCCAGGAATGGGCAAGCCAAGGAATCCGGGCCCACGGGAAAGACCTGGAGGTCCTCTGTGTCCCTGTTGATCTGCTTTTCAAACCCAAGCCTTGAACTTGGCGGCCAGTGAAACCAGAAGCACAGTCAAACCGAGAGCGGAGCCCTTAGGTTGGAAGATGAGCACTCCCCTCCTCCATTAGTTCAGTGGGGTGAATGCAGTTTCAGGCTGATGGGCACAGGGGTCACTCGCAGAGCCACGGGCAGCGCTACTGAGGAGGGGAGAGGTCCAAACAAAGAGGGGGCAGAGGTGAAGAGAGTCGTGGCCCCAGCAGTATCCAGCGCTGGTAGGGAGAGGGGCTTAAGAAAAGCGCAGGCATGAGTGGAGGTGGACAGGAGAGTGGAGCCCAGAGGGGCCTTCCACCCTGAAGCCTGAGCAAGCCCTGAGTGGGCCCTGCGGCCCTGTCGTGCAGACCTGGGTCTGTCTACAAATCCTGCTAATGAGAACAGCCACCTAGTGTGCCAGGCATCGGCTGACTCAATTTCACAACAATGGACTAAGGTGGGCATTAGGATCTCATTAGGGAAACAGACACAAAGGTCCAGAACATTGCCCGAAGTCACATggtaagtggcagaaccaggaggATTCACACTGAAGTTTCATTCAAAATCCCACCCTCTGCCCTTAGGTTGCTGTGTCTGCCAGGGTACAAGGTCACAGAAAAGATGGCCTTGTGACCCAGGAGCTCTGCCATTCCCTTCCTCTGCTGTCCCCACTGGCTGGGATGAGATCTGGGGGGTGCGGTGTGCTGGGCTGGAGGATGGGGTATTCTCTAAGTACCCTGGCTCCCTGGGAGGgctccaggaaactgaggcacacgcAGTGTGTTCTGGGAGGTCACGTACCCCCAGTTCTCCATAGAGGGAGTGGACGGGTGACAGAGAATGGTGGCACCGGAATGGGGACTGGGGGTGGAGAGGGTACAGGCAGGGGGAGCGTGAGGAGTGCTTGAATCCAGCTGAGGGAGTGGAAGGGGTGAGGGTCAGGGTGGGCGGGCTGCTTCCTTTCTGATCACAGCGCTGTGGAGGGAGTCCTGGTTTTGCCCCTTCTCGCTGCTGTGCCATCCTGGGAGTGCCCGGCCTTAGACCTCATGGTTTGGGGACTTACCCTAGATAGAGTGACTCCTGCGTAGCACGTATGAACTTGAGTGTGGGATGCTGGGCGAGAGCCTTTATGGTGAAAGCAGTTCCTCCTAGAGTCCCTGCTGAAACCCAGGGTCAGGGTTGAGGACCAGGGTTGGCGTGTTGCGACTTATGGGGCTGGTGGTCTCCAGGGGCCCAGAGCTCTACTGGTCAGAGGGCCATCAGGACTATCAGCGAGGGGCCTGCAGCCTTGAGCAATGCTTCCCACTCCCTCTGCCCTCTCTTCAGGTCCTGGATGGTGCAGTGGCCTGAGGCCGAGGAAGGTCAAGGGACACAGGGAGAAGCTGGGCCAGGCCCATGGCCCCACCACCAAGCCCCCGCCAAGCCGATGTGCCTGGGGCAACTCTGCCTCACCAGCGTGCCAGTCAGGGGTTGCTGGCTGCTCTGTAGGGGCAGAGAAGGTGGCTTGAGGATGGGGCCGCTGCCATGAGGAGATCTGCCTCAGGGCCTGGTTTCTGTCCCCAGAGGACTGGTGACAGAGCTGTGGCCAGTGTTCCCTGGGCCATGGGTGAAGCTGTCCTCACAGTGCTCGGGAAGGCCTGCCGCAGGCACCGACTGCCCAGGCCAGgctgcctgctgcccactgcccaccTAGCTGTGGTTCTGGCTGCCATAGGCCCTGAGGTGGGGTGAGAGCATCTCTCACACAGATGCAGACACACTCTGGCTTCATTCCCAAGTTCTCTGTTTTGTAATATAGAGCCAATTCCTGGCTTTCCAGTCACTACTCCATACCTCTCCTGTTTTGTCATCTCTGCCCAacccacttcccttcccttcaccgGTCACAGGGATGGCTGGGTGGCCCTGTTTGGGTCTCCTCAGGCTTCTGAGGCTCTGCGATTTGAGCTACGCAGTGCAGAAAGCGCTGTCCTGGAAGGCGAGGTGGGGAAGGCAGGGGACGAAGCCTGGCTTGCTGCCTGTGAGGCTCAGCACCACAGGCGGGACCTGCCAGCCTCGGGACAGCAGCTGTCATGCAGGGTCCCTTTCCCCCAAACCAGTAAGTCCTCCCTGGATGTGAACTCCAGAGGAGGCAATAGGGGCCACCCTGCGGTGGGTGAGGGCTTTATTAACAGGTAAGCAGTAGAAACGGGTAGATTTTGGTGCCCCAAATGGACATTCTGGGTGGTGAAAGGGAGTATTCGCTCTAATATCCATGCCCAGTGGCCCCTTCCTGGGGTGAGGAATGGAGGACCCTGTGGGGTTTCTATttcaaatttctcatttatttggacATTCACTTGGTTGGGACTCCAAGTTATCAAAGATGCAAGACAAGAAATCTGCAGCAGGAGTGGTGACGTGGAGGCGGAGAAAGACGGTGCGGCTGGGCcccgcctcctcctcttcctgttccaGGTTCGGTTTGAAGAGTGTATAAATAGTGTCCCGCAGGTCAGACTCCACAGCTAAAAGGACAGTGCAGCTGAGTGGGCTGAGCTTTCTCCTCCACAGGGCAGGCCTGTTACCATCTGGATCTGGAGcatccccccaaaagctcatgtgttgaaagcaggCTCCCCAAAGCAGCAaggtccagaggtggggctttggggcaATGATTGGGTCATGGGGACCTCAGAACTCATTCGAGGATCAATCAATCTGATAGATTAACAATTTGAATGGACTTATTGGGAAGTGGTgaaaactataggcaggtggggcctggctggaggatGTAGGTCACTGAGGTGTGGCCTTTGGGGCTCCATCTGTCCCTGGCCCCTACTCTCACCTCCTTTGCTTCcttgccacacccttccaccatgacgctctgcctcacctcgggcccagagcaatggagcccaCTGAacatagactgagacctctgactgagcccaaataaacttttctcctccaAGTTCAGGTCACAAtgacgaaaagctgactaacacagacccTGGCAGTTGCAGTGAGGCAGGCAGGCTTGAGCCTGTGCCCCGAGCGACCATGCTGCACCAGGGTGGCCATGGCCTGCTTCAAACACCCTGGACTTAGATTTCGACTTGGGCTAAGCACATTTAGGCTGGGAAAGCGATTGGAGGAGACAGATGCGCAGGATGCTTTGCCCTCAGGGAATCCGACAGATCAGGGGCAAGAAGCAGGAGATGGTTAGCTGGGTCATCCCAATTTTTCCAAGGCAGGAGGTGCAGTGATGGTATCATTATTTTTGGTGAGGAAGGCTGTGGCCATGGGGTCGGTCAACTGTGGAATTGCAGGGGCGCAAGGCCCTGGGGCTGGtcctcaggaagcagggagggcgGCCAGGCCCAGCAGCTGGTCAAGGGGTTGCATTAGCCCAGGAAAGACATCAACACTGTTCCTCTGCACTGGGATAAATCTCCTTAACCCACCTAGAGCCGCTTCCCGGTGCAAAAGCAGCGCTCCCACTTGAAGTCACTCATGGGGGTCAGGCAAACATGTCTGTCTGACAATTAAAATGGCTTTGCCTtccagtgggttttttttttaatctttttatcttTCACCACTCATTAAGCATCCCTGTACATGGGATCAGATAGCTGGGAGTGCATCAGTTTCCAGGCAGAAGGAGGGCAAGAGGGAATGGCCAGGGTGCAGAGGGTTTAGGAAGTCCTCCCTCCATGCAGCACTGGAGGCCCTTAGACTCCACTCTCGTTTTCCTGGAGAAAATGGAGTCTCAGAGAAGGGACTGATCCTAGAGCTAACGAATGACCAAAATGTGGCCAAAGCCCAGGTCTTCTGCCTCTCAACCCAGTGTGCGTTAATTCCAGGTTGAGACCTGAGGTGCCCGAACACGAAGCTGCAGCGGGAGGGCACTCCTCCCCCACTCCCTGCACTGCACCCTACTGCAGCAGATGCAAAACTAGGATTTCAGAAGAGGGACCAGCCTCATCCCTGTGTCATCCTCTGCAAcattcagtgactcaggagtggGCAGGGGGTTAGCTCTGCCCTTGGAACTGGGGACAACCACCTTTTACTGCAGAAGCAACTGGAAAATTCATCAGatgtattatttaaaaagcataagGCCACTGCTGGGTTATAAGCAGGAAGTGGGACTTGGACTAGGGACAAGAGTGAAAGAGCAATAAATGACCCACCTCCAGGAGACCCACAGTGGGTTGGCCAAGGAGGGCAGCAAGCACAAAATTCAATTGCTAAGACACATCCGATCCTCCGGAGCCCTCCAGTGCTCAGGAGCGAGAGCTGTTGCTCTCTACGGATCAAATGATCTGGTGTCGCAGGTGGACGCCCAAGTAGAGTACCCGGCCTCTAGAGGAGCTTATGGGGGCAGCATCAGTCACTGCAGCATTACCCAATGGACTCCAGGCTCTTCTGTACGGGCTGTCGGGTTGCCATGGGGACTGGCCACCTTAATCAccttctgggggctggggttgtggctcagtggtagagcacttgccaagcacgtgtgaggcactgggtttgatcctcagcaccacaaaaataaaggtattgtgtccatctatagctaaaaaacaaacaaaaaaatcaccttCTGTTCTTGCTGCCTAGGGtcagacttttctttctccttggtaACCCTGGACCCTTCTCCTGACTGGCTGTGGCAAAGCTCCCAGTGCCTGCTGGTGGCAACTGGTGCGTGTGCATGTGGGGAAGGGAGCGCACCAGCACTGCAGCCACACACGGTGCTGCTAAGTGAGGTGGACCAGGGCCTGAGAGACCAGAGATGGCAGAGCTAAGCTAAAGAGCTGTAGTAATGAGACTTGAAAAAGCTTCTCCAGCAGGGGGCAGCTGGTTCCCAAGGCAGAAAAGGAACTTGCGGGAAAGACTCCGACAGTTGCCTTTTAGTGTAGTTCCTGCATAACCATATGCCATGACCTTTAAGGTCAACTCAGCATGTCCCCCAGAGGTGGAGGTGCAGATGCAGGTGTGGTGCCTTCAGTAATCAATATCCCCAGGCGCAACTCCAGGGACAGTACTAGCTCTGGCGACCAAGGTAAGACCCCAGCCGACCAGTCCTGAGGCGGCCTTTGCACTTGCCTTCTTAAATTCTGGGGTGTCCagtcctcccttctttccttgctCTCTGTCCccctttcttctacatatggcCGCTTCACCTCCCAAGGGCTCCAGAGGTCTCTAGAGCCTTCCTTCAGCTTTCCCTGTCACTCCTTTTCCCAGACACAAGAGCCGGGGCTTGGGGTTCCTGGAAGGGGTTGGGGCAATGCTGGGGCAGGCACAGGGGAGCTGCGAAGCCAACCTATTAGATGGGCCCCACCTCTGGGCCTGCCCTGGTCCTCAAAGCACTCAGAAGCTCGAATCCTGGCGAGCCCTCCACTATGGAgcaagaaaaaccaaagaaaccgaGAGTCTTCGTGGGGCTGTTGGAGGGCCACCCGCTGCCCGCTCTGCTCCTCCCGGGCGGCAGCGTGGGCGTGTGTGCTGGCTGGGGGTGGCAGGGTCACACGTCTGTACTAATAGCCCTTGGATTGGTGAAGGCCTCACGCCCAGAGCCTGGCCAGGTCACCGGGTAACTCTGGGGCGCTGCCAATTTGAGGGATGGGGGTCCCCCCTCCTTGTAGCAAGCGGGAGCAAAGGAGAGCCTCTCGCCTCCGCCCCCGTTGGGCACCATGTCAGCTGTCCGTATGTAAAAGGGGGCGTGGTAAGGGGAGCAGGTGGTGCAGTGGCCGGCTGCCACCACGCACGGCTGGCTGCAGGGCTCGCTGGTGAGGGGCGCCAGGCTGCCTCTGCCATCCGCGGCTCGGGAGCTGCAGGCATTGCAGGTGGGACCTCTGGGGTGGGCAGCAaggccgcgctcctcctcctcctcctcgtcctcctcgtCCGCATCCTCGGCTGTGCTCTTCTTGCAGCAGTAATACTGGGGGGAGGGGACAGGCATGCCTGAGAGGCGGCGcacaccccacctctgtccctGTGCACTTCCGAGTGTGCCTGCGCCCCATGCCCTCTGCTCCACTGAGCGACGGCGCTGGGCAcctccctgggctggggataaAAGCCAACACCAGGGGCTCATGTCCGACAAGAGCATCCTGTCGGCTTTGCAAAGCCACCGTTTCTCAGTGCAGTAACTCCAGGCTACGGTTGAGGCGCACAGGGAGGAAGAGGCACACATCTCATGTTGGAGACAGGCCCAGGGCTTTCCAGTAGCAGTTCTAGAGTGTCTCCAGAATGGTGGCCTCTCCACCACCCCTGAAACCTCAGACGTGAATGTGATGGCCCACTATCTCTCAGCACACTCCTGGGTGCCTGAAGGGTACAGAGGGTATGGGGGCACACACCTCCCTTCTCACCACCCACAGCTCCCACCGCCTTGACTTAGGCCTCCGACACTCTGTGGCTGTACGCTTCGTTGGCCCCAAAGTGGGCCTCCAGTTTTCTGCCTACCCATTATGCAGAAGTGGTTTGCTGGTGGCCTGGGGACTGACCTGGAGCCTACAGTAGCACAGGACGGCGATGATGCAGAGGAGGATGACTGTAGCTAGGATTCCGCCAGTGATCACGACCGTTCCCGCTGTCATCCGCCCGACGCCCCATCCAACTCTGCAAAGACCGGTGGGAGGGTGCGGAGGGTGTGGAGCAGCTGCAGGGAACTGTGTGCAGCTGGAGGCAGGGGAACCTGAgggcagcagggcctggggcctgggcccACCTGGGCTGGGCGAGTGGGGAGGAGACTAGGGCTAGTCCTGCCTCCCTTTCCCCCCAGCGTCAAGGCTGTTGCTGTCTTTCTCCTTTAGTCCTCTCTCTGACCTCCTCTTGCCCTCCCCATCCCCATGGCTCCAAGACACAGAATAATAGAATGCCAGCCTCTGTagggggctgaggctgtggccgTGGGCAGCATTGTGCTCACAGGAACAGTTTGGGGTGGTCACTGTCCATCCCTGCTGTGTACAGGAGGGACTGAGGCCTGATGGGTTTGGCTGGGATGCCACCCAGTCTGCTTCCTCCCCAGGCGGTGCTCTTTATTGCTGCTCTCCAGGTACAAACACCAATGGTCCTGAGCCTTTGGCCCTGGCTAGAAGGGAACTCAGAAGTTCCACCTGCTTCTTCCCTGGCTTAAGCCCACATTCCTTTGGGGGTCACTCTCCTCTCCTTCAAATCATGGTAAACAAGGGTGAggtgagggcagagggagggggtGGGCCGTGGCCTGGCTCCCAGAAGGCTGTGTCCAGGCTGGGGACACTGGTCCCTGCCGATGAACAGGAGGGAGGCAAATCAGGTGGGAGGCTGTCCAGGCCTTGGGGAGGTTGATGAATGGGGATTTTCCGGCCTCCCAGGGAACAAGACCGTGGGGACTTGGTGTCTGGAGGATGGAAGAATGACCTCGAGCACTTACGTTCAGTAAAGGGAACGGTGACCtgcaagacaaaaaaaaaaaaaagggacagatGTTGGGAGAAGAGTGTCACCCACTGCAGAAGGGCCCCAGGGTAAGCTTATTCCCTCATCTCCACCCTGCTCTCGTTTCCTCATCAGCAAGCTGACAGACCCCAATGCAGGGCTCCAGCTGAGAAGATGGACAGTAGGTGGACATTTCACTTGGATATCCCCACTGTCACCTCAAACCCAATTAAGACAGATGAAAGCCATTGCCCTGCTCTCCACACAGGCGCCCCACCTGAGCCCTCTGATTCCACCTGGGCTTCTCTGAAGGGCGTGGCAGGCCATTCATTTCTTAGGCAAGTGGGGGCTGGACCTCACCTGCACTCTGCTCACCGAGCTGGGCACCGTGTGTGTTCACTGGGAGGAAGAGGAACCTTTTCCTTCACCCAAAGACACCTCCTGCCCACCACTCTGCTCCTGGAGGGCTCCATCCGCCCAGCAGCACTGCTCCCAATTCACTGGAAGGGGCTGAGCTGCCCCTGGGGCTGCCTGTGGTCTGCGGACCAGCAGCCTGGGCATCCCCGGGGAGCAGGCTGGAAGTGTGGCATCTCAGGACCCACAGAGGCCTAAGGAGTCAAGAGTCTGCCTTTTAACAAGGCCTCAGGCGATTCAGTTACGATTTGTTTGAGCAGGCCGTAGGATGTGCCCCTGGTCACTCAGACTTTAAAATCCTCAAATTCTTCTTTGGCCTCTCCCAGTCACTGCACCAAGTTAGGACCCTGCATCTCAGGCCTGCACTGATGCAATGGCTTTCCTAACTGGGCTTCTTCCCGCCATGCCCCCTTTCTCCTCTGTGGCTCCAGCACCTTCCTGGCTTCACACACTCTGCAGGATACATTTGTCTGGGCACAAACTTTCACACAGAGCTTCAAGGCTgccaccctcccccacctccttcaTGTCACCACCGATTCACCTTTTCCTCCTCACCTCCTGTCCTCCCACACAGAGCCTTAGCCCTATCAGGCAGCCCCAGTTCTTTGGAAGCTTATAACTCAGTGATGAGGACGCTCAGCACATCCTACCATATGGAGTAAGATGTAGCCAGGTCATGGTCCCGGGGCATGGGGACACCAGAAGGTGTCCAACTGAGTACTGGGAGACATGCTGTAGGTTATGTGTGAATCCCACAGGCTGAGTTGGAGACAGGCAGGGAGGCAAGAGAGAAAAGTCCAGGGGTGAGAAGTACATGGGCATTGGGGTAGTAGGGTTCCAGAACTAAGGAAAGGCTGGAGAGGCTGTAGGCAAGGCACACAATTGGGACTAACTGTTTTAGAGATGAGGGGTTCCCGGGGCTTTCAGTGGGAATTTATGATCTCCCCCATTCACATCCTGCCCATCCTTCGAGGCTGAGAATCCTTCCGAGGCTTCCCAATCCCTCCGCTCTCTCAGCTCTGGACTCTACTGCAACTcctttttcatgttctttcttcAAATTCTGCCTTGGCAAGATGCTAGTCGGCTTTTCATGTGGGATATCTGGGCTTCTCCACTACATTGCGAGTCCTTTGCACTTGGGGTTGTGTCTTGGGTTACTTCCTATCCATCCCCCCTCCCCTGCTGCATCATAAGCATCCTGCCTGGAAGAGATGGAAGATCATTTCAGTGGGTAGTGTCACAGGCTTGGCAGTTATGACTCAAATTGACCACCAGGGGGTAGCAAATCACAACGCTCAGCTCAAACTCTACAAACTTGAGCATCACTGTTCAAGATCAATTTGACTTTGCCCAGATGCATAGTGGACAATGCTTCTGGGATTCACTGGGGCATCTAATGGGGGAAAGATGAACCTCTGACCAGAGAGAATTTGTGTGATTTCACTACATCATCACTTTATTCTGTCCCGTTTCCCTGCATGCTCACGCCAAGGGTTGCTTAGGAGCCCTGTCTAATCCCCTTCCCTCCACTGTGTGTACAACTTGTGACTTTCTTGTAACCAACAGAATACAGCAAAGTCAGTGGAAAGTCATTTTTGTGAATAGATCCAAGGTTCTGATGTCCCTCTCTGCTAGCCAGCTCTCTCCTTTGCTGGCTTCTGATGCAGCAAGTTGCCATGTTGGAGAGACCCAGGTGTCAGGAACCAAGGGTGGCCTCTGGCTAGTCACCAGTTAGGAATTGAGGCCCTCAGTCCAACAACCTGAAAAAATCACAGAAGTGAGAGTGGAAGCAAATCCACTTCCCATCCATCCAGATgggaaccacaaccccagccaaagCCTTGCTTGTGCTCTCTTGATAGACAAGGATGTAGCGgggattcctgacccacagaaactcaGATAATCagtgtgtgttgttttaagctgctggGTTTGTTGTAACTAATACACCTCCCTGAATCTCACAAAACCCCCACAGTGCAGGAGGGGAGGCCAGACCATGAAGTAACGTGCCTAAGGACATGGGATGGCAAGTGTCTGAGCCAGGATGCCAGGGTCAGGCTGTGGGGCTCCCATCAAGCCAGCTGCCTCTTGCGGAGCTTTGTGAGAAGGaggagtccctgtgtttctgCCCAAGTCCTAGCAGGTCTGGGGCGGAATGACTCAGTGGGGGCCAAGTCCAGGACTGGAGGCACCCAAAGATGACAAACCTACTGTGAACTCAAGAATCCCAAGGGCCTGCCCTCTGAGGCCCAGACTTTCTGAAGCTCCCTCCCCATCCAGCTTTCTCCCCACTCAGGTCCCAGACACCTGCTTGTGGGTCCAGCTGGCCTGTGCCTTCACTTACGGGAAACAGCCGGAGCAGTCACACAGGCTGCACCTGCGCAAACAGTGGTTGGAGGTTCCTCATGGCCAAGGGCATCAGTTCCTGccagagaagaaaggggaaggtCAGCGTGGACTGGACATGGAGGCTGGAGGACAGATAGGCTGGAGCAGAAGCTGGCGCTGGTCGTGATCTAGGATCCCAGGTGGAAGTCTCGAAAAGGCTTTGCTTCCTGTCTCCCACGGTTGCCTTTGTCCCTGAGGCTCCCAGCCTAAGAACCTGGTGAGAGACTAGTAAGGTGGCATCAGGTCCCATCCTCATTTCCTGCCCTCTGTGCGGTTGTCTGGAACCCTCACACCTGGGGGTCTGGGCccaaagggaggggaagggacaccTGGGGAGCAAGGCTGGGCAGGGTGTGCACAAGGTGGGTGAGGGGAAGGCTTCCAGTTCTTTCTTTCATGCCCCACTAGAGAACTCAGGTCTGGCCCCGCAGGTCTGCACACCGTCCCCCTCTGTCGCCCCAgagcctcctgcccctccccttccccttcttccctggGCCTGTCCTTGCTCCCAGCCCGGCTGCACCCGCCTTTCCTTAGCTACCATGCCTGGGCCAAGTAGCCACTGAAGGAGGCCAGCAGGGCCCCAGCAAGACACCCAGGAAGCCAGGGTAGGCCGATCATTGGTGTCGCTTGCTTTAAACTCCTTGAACATCTGCTCGACATTACTGAAAGTGCTCCGCTACcaggaggggacagggaagggCAGGATGCTCCGGAGTGGCCCTCTGCCTCTGCTCAGTTGTGCTGAGGGGGCTCCGGGTGCTTGTGCTGGGGAGGGGACCCCGCCGTCAACCACATCCACAGCGCCACCTTCTGAAGGGACGGGGCTGACCGCTCCAGGTTCTCTGCCCTGGCCAGAGCTAGGGACCAAGGACATCCTGCCTCAAGGACTGGCGTGGCTGTGGCCAGCAGGCAGCCGCCCACCTGCACAGCGGCCTCACGGACGCCCTTCCTCCCCACCGGCCTCGCCCAGGCCTCCTTCCCCAACAGGCTCTCCCTGCCCGGAACCGCAGGTCCCGGGTGCGCGGAGGTCACTGCGGGGTCTTCCTGCGCCGTCGTGAGTGACGTCTGAGGACTACGGAGAGTGCGGGACAAGAGCCTCGGCTCGGCCGCAAGCACGCCGCACAGCGGAGTCCAAGACCCTGTTTCAGGCTCCACGAACCCGCCCCTCGTCCCTCCTACAATGCAGATGGGTCACTAATCTGGCGACGAACCAGGGAGGGAGCTTTTCTAGGCAAAGCTGTTGCTGAGCTGTGAATCCTCCCTCCAGCCCGAGGCAGGGTCGGGGCTGGCCGGCGGCCCGCCCCGTGGGGCCAGTTCTCGGCGATCCCAGCAGGAGAGGCTGGAGGCGGCCCCAGATGCGGGGCTGGGCAAAGGCTGCCGGGGACCCTGCGAAGGGAGACGGTGCGTCTGCCTGGGTTAAGGGACCTGCAGGAGACGGGGCGCAGCAGGGGGTCCCCGGGGAGCGTCCCGGCCCCGGAGATTCACACGAGTGAGGGCCAGTTTTAAGCTCCACCCACATGTCAGCCTCAGAACCCCACAATTTCTATCCTGGCGGGTCGTAAAACCGGTGCGATAAGGGAGGGAAAGCAGGGGGAGGCCGGGAAAGCGCCGATCCTTACTCACGGCTGATATTCTCATTTCAGAGTTGAGACTATCTGTGATTTAAAACAGCTGTAAGAGAAACTACCGCCTATGAGTAAGACAGCAGTGGGACCggtcagttttgttttttctaggaTAGGATCAGATTTCTcccattgaatatattttaaattaaaggaatAGTTGGGGGGAAAGTTGCTTTTGGGGCACAAACCTTGTGGCATACTTGCTGAATGTACGGATTACTTATAGAAAAAATCATTCATGAAATGTAAGGACTGTAAGGGGTCTGGTGCAGTATCTTCATTTCTACATCAAGAAATCGAGTTCAAAGAGGTCAAGTGGCTTCTTTAATCACACACAACAAGACAGAGATGGAGCTGGAGAGGCCCAGGGAGTAGACTCCTGACCCCAGGGTTGCTGTCTCTCCTTGCAGAAGGTCTATTCTTATGACACCAGGTGAAACCCCCTGAAGTAGGGTTTCTCAAATTGGCTGGATAGTAACAATCATCCGAGCTAGTTAAAAAACAGACTCCAACCAGGTGCAGGGATAatacacgcctgtaattccagctcaggaggctgaggtaggaggatcgaaagtttgaggccagccccagcaactttagcaaggccctaagcaacttattgaaaccctgtctcaaaaaataagggttggaattgtagttcagtggtagagcgcttgccaagcatatgtgaggcactgggttctatcctcagcagtacataaaaataaaggtattgtgtccatctacaactaaaaaaatatataaaaaataaaatggggactggggttgtgg
This genomic stretch from Sciurus carolinensis chromosome 12, mSciCar1.2, whole genome shotgun sequence harbors:
- the Fam163a gene encoding protein FAM163A encodes the protein MTAGTVVITGGILATVILLCIIAVLCYCRLQYYCCKKSTAEDADEEDEEEEEERGLAAHPRGPTCNACSSRAADGRGSLAPLTSEPCSQPCVVAAGHCTTCSPYHAPFYIRTADMVPNGGGGERLSFAPACYKEGGPPSLKLAAPQSYPVTWPGSGREAFTNPRAISTDV